Proteins co-encoded in one Dreissena polymorpha isolate Duluth1 chromosome 12, UMN_Dpol_1.0, whole genome shotgun sequence genomic window:
- the LOC127852398 gene encoding uncharacterized protein KIAA1958-like, translating to MKQRQLKRSGKGNLPKKSVPLSDDDINQLWASKQLGVSTPDTILQTLWLYNTIHFGLRSCQEHRDTCWGDISLFTDEHGREYLQFTERQTKTRSGENPRDVRLVKPKIWANTQNPDRCPISVYKTCADKRPYSYSNADHPFYIATSTVHLPSLQEKWFKRNPVVVNKLACMLKRMVKQAGMNPDKRLSNHSARKYLVQKLNDNNIPPNQIMQISGHRNIASINNYSHINPIQHRNISHILHSNSNENTSMNYTLNPTTRQSTSLISNESRSNFHVTGGIQSIFSGPIHGGTFNVVLY from the exons ATGAAACAGCGTCAACTGAAAAGGAGCGGTAAAGGCAATCTCCCTAAAAAGAGTGTTCCACTGTCTGATGACGACATAAATCAATTATGGGCTTCGAAACAGCTCGGTGTATCTACCCCTGATACAATTCTTCAGACTTTATGGTTGTATAACACCATACATTTTGGTTTGCGAAGCTGTCAAGAACATCGTGATACGTGTTGGGGTGACATTTCCCTGTTCACTGACGAACATGGCCGTGAATATTTGCAGTTCACCGAAAGACAAACCAAGACGCGTTCTGGTGAGAACCCTAGGGATGTGAGACTTGTAAAGCCGAAAATCTGGGCTAATACACAAAACCCTGATCGATGCCCTATTAGTGTTTACAAGACTTGTGCCGACAAAAGACCATACAGTTATAGTAATGCTGATCATCCTTTTTACATTGCAACATCAACTGTTCACCTACCTTCACTCCAGGAAAAATGGTTCAAACGAAATCCAGTCGTAGTAAACAAGCTTGCCTGTATGTTGAAACGTATGGTGAAGCAGGCTGGCATGAATCCTGACAAACGACTGTCAAATCACAGTGCAAGGAAATACCTCGTCCAAAAACTAAATGACAATAACATTCCTCCAAACCAAATCATGCAGATCTCTGGTCATAGAAACATTGCCTCCATCAATAATTACAGTCACATAAATCCGATCCAGCATAGAAATATTTCACATATCCTGCACTCGAATTCAAATGAAAACACCTCTATGAACTACACATTAAATCCCACAACAAGGCAGTCTACATCCCTCATTTCGAATGAATCTCGTTCAAATTTCCATGTAACAGGAGGAATTCAGAGTATCTTCAGTGGCCCAATTCACGGAGGAACATTCAAC gtcgttttgtattga